Proteins found in one Bacteroidales bacterium genomic segment:
- the carA gene encoding glutamine-hydrolyzing carbamoyl-phosphate synthase small subunit → MTDIKIILEDGTEYTGKSFGYKGSAAGEVVFNTAMTGYPESLTDPSYKGQILVCTYPIIGNYGVPGNETENGMPKYFESDGIHISALVVTDYTANYSHWSATKSLAEWMEEYKVPGIYGVDTRALTKHLREKGTMLGKIVYQNQDVPFYDPYETNMVDMVSCKEKMVYGNGKYRIVLIDCGVKYNIIRDLIANGATVIRVPWDYDFLNEDYDGLFITNGPGDPIKCEVTIKNIAKAFKRDEPMMGICLGNQIMGLAAGAETYKLKYGHRSHNQPVQQVDTNTAFITAQNHGFAINLDTLSDEWEPFYINLNDRTNEGIRHKTKPFFSAQFHPEASGGATDTEYMFGVFIDEVKKYKSINK, encoded by the coding sequence ATGACAGACATCAAGATTATTTTGGAAGATGGGACCGAATACACTGGAAAATCATTCGGATACAAAGGATCAGCAGCAGGCGAAGTAGTATTTAATACGGCCATGACAGGATATCCGGAAAGCCTTACGGATCCTTCTTATAAAGGACAGATTTTGGTTTGTACCTATCCTATTATTGGGAATTATGGCGTGCCGGGAAATGAAACGGAAAATGGAATGCCTAAATATTTCGAATCTGATGGAATTCATATTTCAGCATTGGTAGTGACTGACTATACGGCTAATTATAGCCACTGGAGTGCAACCAAAAGTCTGGCCGAATGGATGGAAGAATATAAGGTACCGGGAATATATGGTGTAGATACTCGGGCATTGACCAAACATCTCCGCGAAAAAGGTACTATGCTGGGAAAAATAGTGTACCAAAATCAGGATGTCCCATTTTATGATCCATATGAAACCAACATGGTGGATATGGTTAGCTGTAAGGAAAAAATGGTATATGGAAATGGAAAATACCGTATTGTGCTGATAGATTGCGGAGTAAAATATAATATCATTCGCGATTTAATCGCGAATGGTGCCACAGTGATCAGAGTACCATGGGATTATGATTTCCTGAATGAAGATTATGATGGATTGTTCATTACCAATGGTCCTGGCGATCCCATTAAATGCGAAGTCACGATAAAGAATATTGCTAAGGCTTTTAAACGTGATGAACCCATGATGGGTATTTGCTTGGGGAATCAGATAATGGGACTGGCTGCAGGTGCGGAAACATATAAATTGAAATATGGACATCGTAGCCATAACCAGCCGGTGCAGCAAGTTGATACCAATACTGCATTCATTACAGCCCAGAATCATGGTTTTGCAATCAATCTTGATACACTGTCGGATGAATGGGAGCCATTCTATATCAACCTTAATGACCGGACTAATGAAGGTATCCGTCATAAAACGAAACCTTTCTTTTCGGCGCAGTTTCATCCTGAAGCTTCAGGAGGAGCTACAGATACGGAATATATGTTTGGTGTATTTATTGATGAAGTAAAAAAATATAAATCAATAAATAAATAA
- a CDS encoding S41 family peptidase: MHFNQRKIKISILLTVVVIITSVSFVQLSDREFQIVKNMDIFFNLFREINLFYVDDTDPEKLIEKSIEGMLETLDPYTTFIPESAMEDYKTVTTGQYAGVGLLARNMDNSVVIIDISKGSPADRAGLKIGDALLKVNGESVTGKDEIAIHELFSGAPNTKLQITYQPVSSKKEISKELVREMISIPNVPYYGTLDYPQNKIGYIRLSNFSTNAGKEVKDAFLALKKNHQIDYLVLDVRSNPGGLLLEAVDVVNLFIKRGQEVVSTRGRIKQWDNIYVTRHEPVDTVIPLAVIVNRSSASASEIVAGAIQDLDRGIIVGQRTFGKGLVQATRPLSYNTQLKVTTAKYYIPSGRCIQALDYTHREADGSVGYIPDSLIREYKTLKNKRIVKDGGGVSPDIEALPETLSRIAVTLYMRHLIFNYATLYTQQHDSISSARTFDITDQEYDKFLEYLKDKSFDYQTETESTFLKLKQLAGKEKYLEDAMPEFDALQEKLKHDRFKDLEIHKEDIKELLSEEIVSRYYYGSGKIANTIRKDTQIRAALDVLTETDKYQSILNVK, from the coding sequence ATGCATTTTAACCAACGAAAAATAAAAATCAGTATCCTTCTGACGGTTGTAGTCATCATCACATCCGTATCATTTGTACAACTTTCCGATCGGGAATTTCAGATTGTAAAAAACATGGACATCTTTTTTAATTTGTTCCGTGAAATTAATTTGTTTTATGTGGATGATACCGATCCTGAAAAATTGATCGAAAAAAGCATTGAAGGAATGTTGGAAACGTTAGACCCGTATACCACATTCATTCCTGAATCGGCTATGGAAGATTACAAAACCGTGACTACCGGTCAATATGCAGGCGTAGGCCTTCTTGCCCGGAATATGGATAATTCCGTTGTCATTATCGATATTTCAAAAGGTTCCCCGGCAGATAGAGCAGGACTGAAAATAGGTGATGCATTATTGAAAGTAAATGGAGAATCGGTTACCGGAAAAGATGAAATTGCGATCCATGAGTTATTCAGTGGCGCCCCGAATACGAAGTTACAGATTACTTACCAACCGGTATCTTCAAAAAAAGAAATCAGCAAGGAACTCGTCCGGGAAATGATTTCTATTCCTAATGTCCCATATTACGGAACGTTGGATTACCCCCAGAATAAGATTGGTTATATTCGTTTATCCAATTTTTCCACTAATGCAGGAAAAGAAGTTAAAGATGCTTTCCTTGCATTAAAAAAGAACCATCAAATCGATTATCTGGTATTGGATGTTCGCAGTAATCCCGGAGGGCTGTTGCTTGAGGCTGTGGATGTGGTCAACCTGTTTATCAAACGCGGGCAGGAAGTGGTCAGCACACGGGGGCGTATTAAGCAGTGGGATAATATATATGTGACACGGCACGAACCTGTCGATACAGTCATTCCTTTAGCGGTGATTGTAAACCGTTCTTCTGCATCCGCTTCGGAAATCGTTGCTGGAGCTATCCAGGACTTGGACAGGGGTATCATTGTGGGGCAACGAACTTTTGGTAAAGGTTTGGTACAGGCTACTCGTCCCTTGAGTTATAATACTCAACTGAAAGTAACCACCGCAAAATACTATATTCCCAGTGGACGTTGTATCCAGGCGCTGGATTATACCCATCGTGAAGCCGATGGTAGTGTAGGATATATTCCTGATTCGTTGATCCGGGAATATAAAACATTGAAAAATAAAAGAATCGTTAAAGATGGAGGAGGAGTAAGCCCGGATATTGAAGCGCTTCCGGAAACACTCAGCCGTATAGCAGTTACATTATATATGCGCCATCTTATTTTTAATTATGCTACCTTATATACACAACAACATGATTCGATTTCTTCTGCCAGGACTTTTGACATTACCGATCAAGAATATGATAAATTTTTGGAATACTTGAAAGATAAATCTTTTGATTATCAAACGGAAACAGAATCAACCTTTCTTAAATTAAAGCAACTTGCAGGAAAAGAAAAATATTTGGAAGATGCAATGCCTGAATTTGATGCGCTTCAGGAAAAACTGAAACATGACAGATTCAAGGATTTAGAAATCCATAAAGAGGATATCAAAGAATTATTGAGCGAAGAAATTGTTTCAAGATACTATTATGGTTCGGGAAAAATAGCCAATACTATACGGAAAGATACGCAGATCCGGGCAGCATTGGATGTGCTTACCGAAACAGATAAGTATCAATCAATATTAAATGTAAAATAA
- the lpxI gene encoding UDP-2,3-diacylglucosamine diphosphatase LpxI (LpxI, functionally equivalent to LpxH, replaces it in LPS biosynthesis in a minority of bacteria.): MSEIKKLGMLAGSGMMPVEIIKYCKQKGIDLFVVGLEPFANEDVFADLPHTMAKLGEAGKIVKALKGYGVQYVVMAGGIKRPSLKELIPDWEGMKIMGKLAIKKMGDDSMFRAIIHEFESRGFKIVGIEDVIPEMLFTEGIYGKVKPSDDDMDDIKRGIEVAKALGSVDVGQAVVVQEGMVLAVEAVEGTDNMLSRASMLKKSGKAPVMVKIKKPGQEVRTDMPAIGLQSIEQLKKYGMKGIAVESGGILLIEKEEVIKMADESGIFIIGMNID, encoded by the coding sequence ATGTCAGAAATTAAAAAATTAGGAATGCTTGCCGGAAGTGGTATGATGCCGGTAGAAATCATTAAGTATTGCAAACAAAAAGGGATCGACTTATTTGTAGTAGGTCTGGAACCATTTGCCAATGAAGATGTTTTTGCCGATTTACCTCACACTATGGCAAAACTTGGAGAAGCAGGTAAGATAGTTAAAGCACTTAAAGGATATGGGGTGCAGTATGTGGTCATGGCAGGGGGAATCAAACGCCCTTCTCTGAAAGAATTGATTCCTGACTGGGAAGGAATGAAAATTATGGGTAAGCTGGCCATCAAAAAAATGGGTGATGATAGTATGTTCAGGGCTATCATTCATGAATTTGAGAGTCGTGGATTTAAAATTGTGGGTATTGAAGATGTAATTCCTGAAATGCTGTTTACAGAAGGGATTTACGGAAAGGTGAAGCCTTCTGATGACGATATGGATGATATCAAACGTGGCATTGAAGTAGCCAAAGCCTTAGGGAGTGTAGATGTCGGACAGGCAGTTGTTGTTCAGGAAGGAATGGTACTTGCCGTCGAAGCCGTCGAAGGAACGGATAATATGCTTTCCCGTGCTTCGATGTTAAAGAAATCAGGAAAAGCGCCTGTAATGGTGAAAATTAAAAAGCCCGGGCAGGAGGTACGGACAGATATGCCTGCAATAGGTCTACAATCCATAGAACAGTTGAAAAAATACGGCATGAAAGGTATTGCCGTGGAATCAGGGGGGATACTTTTGATTGAAAAAGAAGAGGTGATCAAAATGGCTGATGAGTCAGGGATCTTTATTATCGGAATGAATATTGATTAA
- the purB gene encoding adenylosuccinate lyase, whose product MELNILSAISPVDGRYRNKTVPLADYYSEYALIRYRIKVEIEYFIALCEIPLPQLQSFNKSKYDALRNIYLNYNISAAERVKSIEEETNHDVKAVEYYLKEEFRKLDIESYSEFIHFGLTSQDINNTAIPLSNKEAIEQVYIPYFQDIMLRLRNFSDAWSSVPMLARTHGQPASPTRLGKEVAVFIERLETQFDQFSMIPFSAKFGGATGNFNAHHVAYPEIDWIAFANNFVSRSLGLKRSQKTTQIEHYDNIAAQCDALKRINNILVDLCRDVWTYISQDYFKQKIVKAEVGSSAMPHKVNPIDFENAEGNLGIANSLFEHLSSKLPVSRLQRDLTDSTVLRNIGVPVAHTIIAFSSLFKGLDKLIVNYAALDADLTRNWIVVSEGIQTILRREGFPKPYEALKELTRTGESVDKQKLNDFIDTLDVSPEVKEELKQVTPFNYTGI is encoded by the coding sequence ATGGAATTAAATATCCTTTCCGCTATTTCTCCTGTTGATGGCCGTTACCGTAATAAAACGGTTCCTTTGGCAGACTATTATTCGGAATATGCTTTGATCCGTTACAGGATAAAAGTTGAAATCGAGTATTTTATTGCTTTGTGCGAAATACCATTACCCCAGTTACAGTCGTTCAATAAGTCGAAATATGACGCTTTAAGGAATATTTACCTGAACTATAACATAAGTGCTGCTGAACGGGTAAAATCCATTGAAGAAGAAACCAATCATGATGTTAAAGCCGTTGAATACTATCTGAAAGAAGAGTTTCGTAAACTGGATATTGAATCATATAGTGAATTCATTCATTTCGGGCTAACTTCTCAGGATATTAATAATACCGCCATACCTCTTTCCAATAAAGAAGCTATTGAACAGGTATACATTCCTTATTTCCAGGATATCATGTTACGGCTTCGTAATTTTTCTGATGCGTGGTCTTCAGTTCCGATGCTTGCACGTACTCATGGACAACCGGCCTCTCCAACCCGCTTGGGAAAAGAAGTCGCTGTTTTCATAGAAAGACTTGAAACACAATTCGACCAGTTCTCCATGATTCCTTTTTCTGCTAAGTTTGGTGGAGCTACAGGTAATTTTAATGCACACCACGTGGCTTATCCTGAGATTGATTGGATAGCTTTTGCCAATAATTTTGTGAGTCGGTCATTAGGATTAAAGCGTAGTCAGAAAACCACTCAGATAGAGCATTATGACAATATTGCAGCACAATGTGATGCATTAAAAAGAATCAATAATATCCTGGTAGATTTATGCCGTGATGTTTGGACATATATATCACAGGATTATTTCAAGCAAAAAATAGTGAAAGCGGAAGTCGGTTCATCAGCTATGCCTCATAAAGTAAATCCGATTGACTTTGAAAATGCGGAAGGGAACTTGGGGATCGCCAATTCGTTGTTCGAACATCTTTCGAGTAAATTACCGGTTTCCCGGTTACAGCGGGATTTGACAGATTCGACAGTATTGCGGAATATCGGAGTTCCGGTAGCACATACCATCATTGCTTTTAGTTCTTTATTCAAGGGATTGGATAAATTGATCGTTAATTATGCTGCATTGGATGCAGATCTTACGCGCAATTGGATTGTTGTAAGTGAGGGAATCCAGACGATATTGCGTCGCGAAGGCTTCCCTAAACCTTATGAAGCATTGAAAGAACTGACCCGTACAGGAGAAAGTGTTGATAAACAAAAATTAAATGATTTTATTGATACACTGGATGTATCACCGGAGGTGAAGGAAGAGTTGAAACAAGTCACTCCGTTTAATTATACGGGAATTTAG
- the thrS gene encoding threonine--tRNA ligase, with protein sequence MIKITFPDGNVKEYEKGITALEIARQISRKLAEEVLAASVNGETYDLCRPINEDASLKLYKWDDPEGKHAFWHSSSHLMAEAIEALYPGTKFGIGPAIENGFYYDVDLGEGKQLTDADLPKIEQKMMELAREKTPYLRRDVSKSEAMEYFSQKGDEYKTELISDLADGTISFYSQGDFTDLCRGPHLPDTTPIKAIKLLSIAGAYWRGDEKRKQLTRVYGITFPKQKMLDEYLQMLEEAKLRDHRKLGKELELFMFSQRVGQGLPMWLPKGAKLRERLEDFLKKVQKEYGYEQVITPHIGQKELYVTSGHYEKYGKDSFQPIHTPQEGEEFLLKPMNCPHHCEMYKFKPRSYKDLPVRYAEFGTVYRYEQSGELHGLTRVRGFTQDDAHIFCRPDQLKEEFIKVIEIIFRIFKALDFQDFIAQVSLRDPNNKEKYIGSDENWEKAENAIIEAAAEKGLNTVVELGEAAFYGPKLDFMVRDALGRKWQLGTIQVDYNLPERFDLEYTGADNQKHRPVMIHRAPFGSMERFVAVLLEHTAGKFPLWLTPDQIVVMPISEKFNDYAKKVVDFLNNYDIRALIDDRNEKIGKKIRDNELKRIPYLLIVGEKEEQNQSVSVRRQGEGDKGSMSLNEFADSIQEEVSRQINSL encoded by the coding sequence ATGATAAAAATCACCTTTCCCGATGGGAATGTAAAGGAATACGAAAAAGGAATCACAGCGTTGGAGATTGCCCGGCAGATTAGCCGTAAATTAGCTGAAGAAGTCTTGGCGGCAAGTGTAAACGGAGAAACATATGACCTTTGCCGTCCGATCAATGAAGATGCCTCACTAAAACTTTATAAATGGGATGATCCGGAAGGAAAGCACGCATTCTGGCATTCTTCATCACATTTAATGGCTGAAGCGATCGAAGCCCTGTATCCGGGAACGAAATTCGGTATCGGACCAGCCATAGAAAACGGATTCTATTATGATGTCGATTTGGGAGAAGGGAAACAGCTTACAGATGCCGATTTACCGAAAATCGAACAAAAGATGATGGAGTTGGCCAGGGAAAAAACACCTTATCTTCGTCGTGATGTGTCGAAATCGGAAGCCATGGAGTATTTTTCTCAAAAAGGAGATGAATATAAAACCGAATTGATTTCCGATTTGGCTGATGGGACCATTTCTTTTTACAGCCAGGGTGATTTTACAGATCTATGTCGTGGTCCTCACTTGCCGGACACTACGCCTATTAAAGCGATCAAATTACTCAGTATTGCAGGTGCATATTGGCGTGGAGATGAAAAACGGAAACAGTTGACACGTGTGTATGGCATTACCTTTCCCAAACAAAAGATGCTTGATGAGTACTTGCAAATGCTTGAAGAAGCAAAATTAAGGGATCACCGGAAATTAGGGAAAGAACTGGAACTATTTATGTTTTCACAAAGGGTAGGACAGGGGTTACCCATGTGGTTGCCTAAAGGGGCTAAATTACGTGAGCGGCTGGAAGATTTTCTCAAAAAAGTACAGAAAGAGTATGGGTATGAACAGGTAATTACCCCACATATCGGCCAAAAGGAATTATATGTGACTTCGGGTCATTATGAAAAATATGGAAAAGATAGTTTTCAGCCTATCCACACGCCGCAGGAAGGTGAGGAATTCCTTCTGAAACCGATGAACTGTCCACATCACTGTGAGATGTACAAGTTCAAGCCTCGTTCTTATAAAGACCTTCCGGTTCGTTATGCCGAATTCGGTACAGTATATCGTTATGAACAAAGCGGCGAATTGCACGGATTAACGCGTGTTCGTGGTTTTACACAGGATGATGCACATATTTTTTGTCGTCCCGATCAGCTCAAAGAAGAATTTATCAAAGTCATAGAGATCATCTTTAGGATTTTTAAGGCTTTGGATTTTCAGGATTTTATAGCACAGGTTTCATTACGTGATCCTAATAATAAAGAAAAATATATTGGGAGTGATGAAAACTGGGAAAAAGCTGAAAATGCCATTATTGAAGCTGCTGCAGAAAAGGGACTTAATACGGTTGTTGAGTTAGGAGAAGCTGCATTTTACGGGCCGAAGCTTGATTTTATGGTTCGTGATGCACTTGGGCGTAAATGGCAGTTAGGAACTATACAGGTAGATTATAATCTACCTGAACGTTTCGATCTGGAATATACAGGTGCCGACAACCAAAAACACCGTCCGGTCATGATTCACAGGGCGCCTTTCGGTTCTATGGAAAGATTTGTTGCCGTTTTACTGGAACATACTGCCGGAAAGTTCCCGTTATGGCTCACTCCTGACCAGATAGTGGTCATGCCTATCAGTGAAAAATTTAATGATTATGCAAAAAAAGTTGTTGATTTTCTAAATAATTACGATATTCGCGCCTTAATTGATGATAGGAACGAAAAAATAGGTAAAAAAATACGTGATAATGAATTGAAACGTATTCCTTATTTGTTGATCGTTGGTGAAAAAGAAGAACAAAATCAAAGCGTTTCTGTCAGAAGACAAGGTGAAGGAGATAAAGGATCAATGTCTTTGAATGAGTTTGCCGATTCAATACAAGAAGAAGTGAGTCGACAGATAAATTCGTTGTAA
- the infC gene encoding translation initiation factor IF-3, translated as MAYQQARPQKSSTPELRINREIRAKTVRLVGDNIETPNQVVPITEALRMAEELELDLVEISPTADPPVCKIVDYQKYLYQQKKKQKEIKAKTVKVVIKEIRFGPHTDDHDYNFKLKHAINFLDEGAKVKAFVFFKGRSIIYKEQGEILLLRFAQDLEEHAKVDQLPKLEGKRMIMFLSPKPKKK; from the coding sequence ATGGCATATCAACAAGCTAGACCGCAAAAATCATCAACTCCTGAGTTGAGAATCAATCGTGAAATACGGGCGAAAACAGTTCGTTTGGTAGGCGATAATATTGAAACCCCTAATCAAGTAGTTCCAATAACCGAAGCTTTAAGAATGGCGGAGGAATTGGAATTGGATTTAGTTGAGATTTCTCCTACGGCCGATCCTCCTGTTTGTAAAATAGTTGATTACCAGAAATATCTGTATCAACAGAAGAAAAAGCAAAAGGAAATTAAGGCCAAAACAGTCAAAGTCGTAATTAAGGAGATCCGCTTTGGTCCACATACGGATGATCATGATTATAATTTTAAATTGAAACATGCCATCAATTTTTTGGACGAAGGGGCAAAAGTAAAAGCATTTGTCTTCTTTAAAGGGCGTTCTATTATTTATAAAGAACAAGGGGAGATACTTTTATTGCGTTTTGCCCAGGATCTGGAGGAGCATGCTAAAGTCGACCAGTTACCCAAACTTGAAGGAAAAAGAATGATCATGTTTCTTTCTCCGAAACCCAAAAAGAAATAG
- the rpmI gene encoding 50S ribosomal protein L35: MPKMKTNSGAKKRFQLTGTGKIKRKHAFKSHILTKKTTKQKRNLTHMTLVAKPDENNVKLLLGLK, from the coding sequence ATGCCAAAAATGAAAACAAATTCCGGTGCTAAAAAGAGATTCCAGCTTACCGGAACAGGTAAAATTAAACGCAAACACGCTTTCAAAAGTCATATCCTGACTAAGAAAACGACCAAGCAAAAACGCAACCTCACACATATGACATTGGTTGCCAAGCCTGACGAGAACAATGTAAAATTGTTGCTTGGGCTTAAATAA
- the rplT gene encoding 50S ribosomal protein L20 yields the protein MPRSVNSVASRARRKKLLKLTRGNFLARKNVWTVAKNTWEKGQQYAYRDRRNKKRSFRALWIQRINAAVRPFDMSYSEFMGKAGKKGIALNRKVLADLAMNHPKAFEAVVKAVK from the coding sequence ATGCCAAGATCAGTAAATTCAGTCGCCTCCAGGGCACGTCGTAAAAAACTTCTTAAACTCACACGGGGTAATTTTCTTGCCCGTAAAAACGTGTGGACTGTTGCAAAGAACACATGGGAAAAAGGTCAACAATATGCATACCGCGACCGTAGGAATAAAAAACGTAGTTTCCGTGCATTATGGATACAACGTATCAATGCCGCTGTAAGGCCTTTTGATATGTCATATTCGGAATTCATGGGAAAAGCAGGTAAAAAAGGAATTGCACTTAACCGTAAAGTGTTGGCCGACCTCGCTATGAATCATCCAAAGGCATTTGAAGCCGTTGTAAAAGCCGTAAAATAA
- a CDS encoding YcxB family protein, translating to MNIEVSYTIKENDYLVYQLYAASKSKRVKASRRKGYVYIIFIFMMAVILSYALYKNITLPLTYLILMVVFCFSYHYFSRWYYKRHYKRYIEDIFKNNFGEKITVTFGEDFLYTSDRTGESKINLSQISEIDEINTHYFLHISSGQALIIPKEGVQNIEDIKKALDHISSKNTIQQNTNPEWKWK from the coding sequence ATGAATATTGAGGTATCCTACACCATCAAAGAAAATGACTATCTGGTCTATCAACTCTATGCAGCATCGAAATCAAAAAGAGTGAAAGCATCAAGAAGGAAAGGGTATGTTTACATCATTTTTATCTTTATGATGGCAGTAATATTGTCATATGCATTATACAAAAACATCACGCTTCCGCTTACGTATTTAATACTTATGGTTGTATTCTGTTTTTCGTATCATTATTTTTCCAGATGGTATTATAAACGGCATTATAAGAGATATATTGAAGATATTTTTAAGAATAATTTCGGGGAAAAAATTACGGTCACCTTTGGAGAAGATTTTTTATATACAAGTGACAGAACAGGAGAAAGTAAGATCAATCTATCTCAAATTAGCGAAATAGATGAGATAAATACCCATTATTTTTTGCATATATCATCGGGACAAGCACTGATTATACCTAAAGAAGGGGTTCAAAACATAGAAGATATAAAAAAGGCATTGGATCATATTTCTTCCAAGAATACTATTCAACAAAATACAAATCCTGAATGGAAATGGAAGTAA
- the rlmD gene encoding 23S rRNA (uracil(1939)-C(5))-methyltransferase RlmD — MSKKNKTQLIIENVPIHDIADDGKAVGKIDDLVVFVSHAVPGDNVNVRVHKKRKKYVEGVVVHINNYSEFRVEPRCADFNTCGGCKWQDFDYEKQLHYKHKNVSDCLIRIGKLDVPGINPVLAADPNFFYRNKLEFTFSSNRWLTAQEIESDSEIINRNALGFHIPGMFDKVLDIEQCYLQPDPSNAIRLAIRNFALQEGMSFFDLRNHEGFLRTLVIRTSSTGEVMVIINFHYEDIEQREKLLDYVWKHFPEVTSLMYVINPKPHDSFADLEVQLYKGKPFIMEEMDHLKFKVGPKSFYQTNSKQAYELYKIVRDLAQLTGKETVYDLYTGTGTIANFIAAHARKVIGVEYVEEAIEDAKYNSALNGIQNTFFFAGDMKDIFTTEFVQKHGVPDVLILDPPRAGIHGKVIESLMFAMPKRIIYVSCNPSSQARDLALIQEYYNIKTVQPVDMFPHTHHVENVVMLERKI; from the coding sequence ATGTCCAAGAAAAATAAAACACAGCTAATTATAGAAAATGTCCCAATTCACGATATAGCCGATGACGGGAAAGCGGTTGGAAAGATAGACGATCTGGTCGTGTTTGTTTCACATGCTGTTCCCGGTGATAATGTTAATGTCAGGGTTCATAAAAAACGAAAAAAGTATGTAGAAGGAGTAGTTGTTCATATTAATAATTATTCTGAATTTCGGGTAGAACCAAGGTGTGCCGATTTTAATACTTGCGGAGGCTGTAAATGGCAGGATTTTGATTACGAGAAACAACTTCATTATAAACATAAGAATGTATCGGATTGTTTGATCCGTATAGGAAAGTTGGATGTACCCGGAATAAATCCGGTTTTAGCCGCTGACCCAAACTTTTTTTACAGGAACAAACTGGAATTTACATTCTCATCCAATCGTTGGTTAACTGCCCAGGAAATTGAATCGGATAGTGAAATAATTAACCGAAACGCATTAGGATTCCATATTCCGGGTATGTTTGACAAAGTCCTTGATATTGAACAATGTTACCTTCAACCGGATCCGTCTAATGCTATCCGTTTGGCTATCCGTAATTTTGCATTACAGGAAGGCATGTCTTTTTTCGATTTACGTAACCACGAAGGCTTTTTACGGACATTGGTCATTCGCACTTCATCTACCGGTGAAGTAATGGTAATCATAAATTTCCACTACGAAGATATAGAGCAACGTGAAAAATTACTGGATTATGTCTGGAAACATTTTCCGGAAGTCACTTCGCTCATGTATGTGATCAACCCTAAACCCCATGATAGTTTCGCCGATCTTGAAGTACAATTATATAAAGGGAAGCCTTTTATTATGGAAGAAATGGATCACCTTAAGTTTAAGGTCGGTCCCAAATCATTCTATCAAACCAACTCCAAACAAGCTTATGAGTTATATAAAATTGTCCGTGATCTGGCACAACTTACCGGAAAGGAAACAGTGTACGATCTATATACCGGTACTGGTACAATTGCCAATTTTATAGCTGCACATGCGCGAAAGGTGATAGGTGTTGAATATGTAGAAGAGGCTATTGAAGATGCAAAATATAATTCAGCCCTTAACGGAATCCAGAATACGTTCTTTTTTGCAGGTGATATGAAGGATATATTTACCACCGAATTCGTGCAAAAACACGGTGTGCCTGATGTGCTGATTCTTGACCCTCCCCGTGCCGGCATACATGGAAAAGTTATAGAATCCCTGATGTTTGCCATGCCGAAAAGAATAATATATGTCAGCTGTAATCCATCTTCCCAGGCACGTGACCTGGCATTGATACAGGAATATTATAACATCAAAACAGTGCAACCTGTGGATATGTTTCCACACACCCATCATGTAGAAAATGTGGTGATGCTAGAGAGAAAAATTTAA